Proteins from a single region of Xiphophorus maculatus strain JP 163 A chromosome 22, X_maculatus-5.0-male, whole genome shotgun sequence:
- the LOC111606564 gene encoding uncharacterized protein LOC111606564 encodes MQRRRRINPKEDAKYYIHTKTDKVGLDVTYINAFKGRGIFATTSFQKGDFLCEYRGELISKEECERRQRVYHDNLKVFLFEFYFNGKLWCVDAAKEDCSLGRLINDDNISPNAKMKYLTVQQKPHLCLFATRDINQGEEITYNYGDSDWPWRLKNSSGMSSTGQDVEVPSTSRLVSYYGPVSSKDQIKIRAENDQDQMITSVPNETDPVLDSLPIKELEEEMSQSPDCTHSTSTAGNTEQIRAENDQDQMTTSVPNETDPVLDSLPINSEELEKEMTQSPDYPCTSSSAGNTEQIRAENDQDQMTTSVPNETDPVLDSLPINSEELEEEMSQSPDCPRTTSTAGNTEQITAENDQDQMTTSVPNETDPVLDSLPINSEELEKEMTQSPDCPRTTSSAGNTEQCQKHHLMCTTVSSLEKCTQCFGPCSSFKWVGYQCKGCSKVWHSYCLKQIIKDDGSQAKELFKYSIADSSSDNNTSPSKECEMSDDDHASDIDYIPNSESAEADEDSDVSIPLQPIKSKVGQLQGNPTIPDLTSFLPDSSSVVEPCTSNYWPPFHTDDMGDGTFETFSPAKSTKDSNNKPKSQKELHKQESSQHILSAKNYCFVCGRPQSKISRHLKTHKTHAEIAYAFSLPEDSKERNVLLEKMRNKGNFKHNCEVLQSGKGSLKVKRKPKAKTGTFIHCMYCQGMYIRKELWRHVQRCPCKPQNEDLSQGHGRTKVLGFAMAQESAFCQEISSGVWKLLGPMKQDDVATVVRNDLTIIQFAQSLYNRHGQDPTKYEYIRQKLREIGRLLICLRSEFSIHNLEEAVKPANFQRVVQAVKIVCGFDEEKHSYQTPSLALKLGHTLQKISDIIHCRALMAEDEELIKSTDTFKKLHTSKWSELVSHTALNTLSHAKYNKPLTLPFTEDVQSLHRYLKKSGENAFSNLKEEVSPQNYAELAKVTLAQVIVFNRRRAGEVSKMRLRGFQQRDDSKLHEDVAAGLSKVEKRLCSYFSRVEIIGKRGRKVAVLLSPDVVDALTLLVSKREQCGVCSTNIFLFARPRSQSHYRGQDCLRVYGSQCGAKHPEFLRSTQLRKHVATLSQVLNLKNNEIDQVADFLGHDIRVHREFYRLPVPTTQLAKISKLLLSMEKGHVSTLQGKSLDDIEIEDEIELSEDEEKEDLSDLDDCDSVEPEESVETVESVEPEEPEEPVEPVEPVEPEQSKNMDDLLGAVSSTAEETVPPVEETSSTAPRRQPKKPWSSAEVSAVMRHFKAHIGKGKLATKNECKHCKLVEGPVLAQRTAQNIRDFVRNRGITAMRQAQKKRL; translated from the exons ATGCAGAGGCGAAGACGCATAAATCCGAAGGAAGATGCCAAATATTATATTCATACCAAAACGGACAAAGTGGGGCTTGACGTCACATACATCAATGCCTTTAAAG GTCGTGGTATCTTTGCCACAACCTCTTTTCAGAAAGGAGACTTTCTGTGTGAATATCGAGGTGAACTGATCAGTAAAGAGGAATGTGAGAGGAGACAGAGAGTTTACCATGACAACCTTAAAGTATTCTTGTTTGAATTctattttaatggaaaactCTGGTG TGTTGATGCAGCAAAAGAAGATTGCTCCCTTGGAAGGCTTATAAACGATGACAATATCAGCCCAAATGCCAAAATGAAGTATTTGACCGTCCAACAGAAGccacatttgtgtttatttgcaacTCGAGATATCAATCAGGGAGAAGAGATTACGTACAATTATGGGGACTCAGACTGGCCATGGCGACTCAAg AACTCCAGTGGGATGTCTTCAACTGGACAAGATGTTGAGGTGCCATCCACATCACGGTTGGTTTCATACTATGGACCGGTATCAAGCAAAGACCAAATAAAG atcagaGCTGAAAATGACCAGGATCAGATGATAACCAGTGTCCCAAACGAGACAGATCCAGTCCTGGATTCACTCCCCATCAAG GAATTGGAGGAAGAAATGTCCCAAAGTCCTGACTGCACTCATTCAACTTCTACGGCTGGCAACACAGAACAG atcagaGCTGAAAATGATCAGGATCAGATGACAACCAGTGTCCCAAATGAGACAGACCCTGTCCTGGATTCACTCCCCATCAATTCAGAG gaattggagaaagaaatgactcaaagtcCTGACTATCCTTGTACATCTTCTTCAGCTGGCAACACAGAACAG atcagaGCTGAAAATGATCAGGATCAGATGACAACCAGTGTCCCAAATGAGACAGACCCTGTCCTGGATTCACTCCCCATCAATTCAGAG GAATTGGAGGAAGAAATGTCCCAAAGTCCTGACTGTCCTCGTACGACTTCTACGGCTGGCAACACAGAACAG atcacAGCTGAAAATGATCAGGATCAGATGACAACCAGTGTCCCAAATGAGACAGACCCTGTCCTGGATTCACTCCCCATCAATTCAGAG gaattggagaaagaaatgactcaaagtcCTGACTGTCCTCGTACAACTTCTTCAGCTGGCAACACAGAACAG TGTCAAAAACATCACTTGATGTGCACAACAGTATCCTCTTTGGAGAAGTGTACTCAGTGTTTTGGACCTTGTTCTTCATTCAAGTGGGTTGGCTACCAGTGCAAAG gTTGTTCAAAAGTCTGGCATTCATACTGCCTTAAACAAATTATAAAGGATGACGGATCTCAG GCAAAAGAACTGTTTAAGTATTCCATAGCTGACTCCTCATCAGATAACAACACATCACCTTCCAAAGAATGTGAAATGTCAGATGATGACCATGCATCTGATATTGACTACATACCAAATTCAGAATCTGCAGAAGCTGATGAAGACTCAGATGTTAGCATCCCTCTTCAGCCCATCAAGTCTAAAGTTGGACAACTTCAAGGAAACCCAACAATACCCGATCTCACTTCATTCTTGCCAGACTCAAGTTCTGTGGTTGAACCTTGCACATCAAATTACTGGCCTCCTTTTCACACAGATGATATGGGTGATGGCACATTCGAAACATTCAGCCCAGCCAAGTCTACCAAAGACtcaaacaataaaccaaaaagTCAAAAGGAGCTTCACAAACAGGAATCCTCACAGCATATTTTGAGTGCTAAGAACTACTGCTTTGTATGTGGTAGGCCACAGAGCAAAATTTCACGCCATTTAAAAACCCACAAGACACATGCTGAAATTGCTTATGCCTTTTCCCTTCCGGAAGACTCGAAAGAGCGCAATGTTCTTctagaaaaaatgagaaacaaggGGAACTTCAAACATAACTGTGAGGTTTTACAAAGTGGGAAAGGATCGTTGAAAGTTAAGAGAAAGCCAAAAGCAAAGACTGGAACATTTATACATTGTATGTACTGCCAAGGTATGTACATTCGAAAGGAACTATGGAGACATGTCCAAAGATGCCCCTGTAAGCCACAAAATGAAGATTTGAGCCAAGGACATGGAAGAACCAAAGTACTGGGTTTTGCTATGGCTCAAGAGTCTGCATTCTGTCAAGAGATTTCAAGTGGGGTTTGGAAGCTCCTCGGTCCCATGAAGCAGGATGATGTAGCCACAGTTGTGAGAAATGACCTGACCATTATTCAGTTTGCCCAGTCTCTCTACAACAGACATGGACAAGACCCTACTAAGTATGAGTACATCCGACAGAAGCTCCGTGAAATTGGACGTCTGTTAATATGTCTACGGTCTGAATTCTCTATACATAACTTGGAGGAAGCTGTGAAACCTGCTAACTTCCAAAGAGTTGTCCAGGCAGTAAAGATTGTCTGCGGTTTtgatgaagaaaagcattcaTACCAAACACCAAGTCTTGCACTAAAACTGGGACATACACTACAGAAAATCAGTGACATTATCCATTGCCGAGCGCTCATGGCAGAAGATGAAGAACTGATTAAGTCAACAGACACTTTCAAAAAGCTGCATACATCCAAGTGGTCTGAGTTAGTGTCACATACTGCCTTGAACACTCTGAGTCATGCCAAATATAATAAGCCATTAACCTTACCATTCACAGAAGATGTTCAGAGTCTTCATAGGTACCTTAAGAAATCTggagaaaatgcattttctaaCTTGAAAGAAGAGGTCAGCCCCCAGAATTATGCAGAACTTGCAAAAGTTACTCTTGCACAGGTCATTGTGTTCAATCGAAGACGAGCTGGAGAAGTCTCAAAGATGCGTCTCAGAGGTTTCCAGCAGAGAGATGACTCCAAGCTCCATGAAGATGTTGCTGCTGGATTGTCCAAGGTTGAAAAAAGGCTCTGTAGCTACTTCAGTCGTGTTGAAATAATTGGAAAAAGAGGTCGAAAAGTTGCGGTTCTCCTTTCTCCAGATGTGGTGGATGCTCTGACTCTGCTGGTCAGCAAAAGAGAGCAATGTGGTGTTTGCTCCACAAACATCTTTCTTTTTGCCCGACCAAGATCTCAAAGTCACTACAGGGGCCAAGACTGTTTGCGTGTTTATGGAAGCCAATGTGGGGCGAAGCATCCCGAGTTCCTCAGGTCCACGCAACTCAGGAAGCATGTTGCCACATTGTCACAAGTCCTCAAcctcaaaaataatgaaattgaCCAGGTGGCTGACTTCCTGGGACATGACATTCGTGTCCACAGGGAATTTTATCGCTTACCTGTGCCAACAACACAACTGGCAAAGATTTCTAAGCTTCTTTTGTCCATGGAGAAAGGACACGTATCCACCCTGCAAGGAAAATCCCTTGATGACATCGAAATCGAAG ATGAAATAGAACTAAGTGAGGATGAAGAAAAGGAAGATTTAAGTGACTTGGATGACTGCGATTCTGTGGAACCTGAGGAATCCGTGGAAACCGTGGAATCTGTGGAACCTGAGGAACCTGAGGAACCTGTGGAACCTGTGGAGCCTGTGGAACCTGAGCAAAGCAAGAATATGGATGATTTGT TGGGAGCAGTGTCATCGACAGCAGAGGAAACTGTCCCTCCTGTTGAAG AGACCTCCTCTACTGCACCCAGAAGACAACCAAAAAAACCATGGTCAAGTGCTGAGGTTTCTGCTGTTATGAGGCATTTTAAAGCTCACATAGGTAAAGGAAAACTTGCCACTAAAAATGAGTGCAAACACTGCAAGTTGGTGGAAGGTCCTGTGCTGGCTCAAAGAACAGCACAAAATATCAGGGACTTTGTGAGAAACCGTGGAATAACTGCTATGAGGCAGGCACAAAAGAAAAGGCTCTAG